Proteins encoded by one window of Chaetodon trifascialis isolate fChaTrf1 chromosome 15, fChaTrf1.hap1, whole genome shotgun sequence:
- the gps1 gene encoding COP9 signalosome complex subunit 1: MPLPVQVFNFQGSVEPMQIDADPQEDQQNAPDSNYIVENPTLDLEQYATSYSGLMRIERLQFIAEHCPQLRVEALKMALTFVQRTFNVDTYEEIHRKLTEATREVQGVPDTVPEGGVVPPPLDSAWAESTRKKALLKLEKLDTDLKNYKGNSIKESIRRGHDDLGDHYLDCGDLSNALKCYSRARDYCTSAKHVINMCLNVIKVSVYLQNWSHVLSYVNKAESTPEIAEQRGERDSQNQAVLTKLKCAAGLAELASRKYKPAAKCFLQASFDHCDCPELLSPSNVAVYGGLCALATFDRQELQRNVISSSSFKLFLELEPQIRDIIFKFYESKYASCLKLLDEMKDNLLLDMYLAPHVKTLYSQIRNRALIQYFSPYVSADMTKMAQAFNTTVAALEDELTQLILEGLINARIDSHSKILYARDVDQRSTTFEKSLHMGKEFQRRAKAMILRAAVLRNQIHVKSPPREGSQGELTPANSQTRMSTNM, encoded by the exons atgCCTTTACCTGTGCAAGTCTTTAACTTTCAG GGGTCAGTGGAGCCCATGCAGATTGATGCAGACCCCCAGGAGGACCAGCAAAATGCTCCAGACTCCAACTACATAGTGGAGAACCCAACACTG GACCTGGAGCAGTATGCAACCAGCTACAGTGGATTAATGCGCATTGAGAGGCTTCAGTTCATTGCTGAGCATTGCCCTCAGCTCCGAGTGGAAGCCCTGAAGATGGCCCTCACCTTCGTCCAGAGGACCTTTAATGTTGACACTTATGAAGAGATCCACCGCAAACTCACAGAGGCCACACG GGAAGTGCAGGGTGTGCCGGACACAGTACCTGAAGGCGGCGTTGTTCCTCCTCCATTGGACTCAGCCTGGGCCGAGTCTACCAGGAAAAAGGCTCTGCTCAAACTGGAGAAACTGGACACTGATCTGAAGAACTACAAGGGAAATTCGATTAAAGAGAGCATCAG GAGAGGCCATGATGACCTGGGGGACCATTACCTGGACTGTGGTGACCTCAGTAATGCCCTCAAGTGTTATTCCCGAGCCAGAGACTACTGCACCAGTGCTAAGCATGTCATAAACATGTGTCTGAATGTCATCAAG GTCAGTGTTTACCTTCAGAACTGGTCCCATGTTTTGAGCTATGTCAACAAAGCAGAATCCACGCCAGAGATTGCAGAG cAAAGAGGAGAGCGAGATAGCCAAAACCAAGCAGTCCTCACCAAATTAAAGTGTGCTGCAG GCCTGGCAGAGTTGGCCTCACGAAAATATAAACCAGCTGCCAAGTGCTTCTTGCAGGCGTCTTTTGACCACTGTGACTGTCCAGAG ctcctctcaccCAGTAATGTAGCTGTGTATGGAGGTTTGTGTGCTTTGGCCACATTTGACAGACAGGAGCTCCAGCGTAACGTCATCTCCAGCAG ctccTTTAAGTTATTTCTGGAGTTGGAACCTCAGATCCGTGACATCATCTTCAAATTCTACGAGTCCAAATACGCATCTTGTCTGAAGCTGCTGGATGAAATGAAG GATAACCTCCTATTGGACATGTACCTGGCCCCACACGTCAAGACACTGTACAGCCAGATCAGGAACAGAGCCCTCATtcag tatttcagcCCCTACGTGTCAGCAGACATGACTAAGATGGCTCAGGCCTTCAACACCACAGTAGCAGCTCTGGAAGATGAGCTTACTCAACTCATACTGGAGGGACTTATTAATGCACGAATCGACTCCCATAGCAag ATTCTATATGCGAGGGATGTGGACCAGAGGAGCACCACATTTGAGAAGTCGCTCCATATGGGCAAAGAGTTCCAGAGACGAGCCAAAGCAATGATCCTCCGAGCTGCTGTGCTACGCAACCAGATCCACGTCAAG TCTCCACCCAGAGAAGGCAGCCAAGGTGAACTGACACCGGCCAACAGCCAGACCAGGATGAGCACCAACATGTGA
- the LOC139343768 gene encoding fructose-bisphosphate aldolase A-like, whose product MTHAYPFLSAEQKKELSDIAQRIVVAGKGILAADESTGSMAKRFQAINTENTEENRRLYRQLLFTADDQVNPCIGGVIFFHETLYQKTDDGKPFPQLIKEKGMVVGIKVDKGVVPLAGTNAETTTQGLDGLYERCAQYKKDGADFAKWRCVLKITPTTPSKLAIMENANVLARYASICQMHGIVPIVEPEILPDGDHDLQRCQYVTEKVLAAVYKALSDHHVYLEGTLLKPNMVTAGHSCPKKYSPQEIAMATVSALRRTVPPAVPGVTFLSGGQSEEEATINLNAINQCPLHRPWALTFSFGRALQASALKAWGGKKENSKACQDEYIRRALRNSQAAVGKYVSSGQSGGAAAQESLFVAGHAY is encoded by the exons ATGACTCACGCGTATCCCTTCCTGAGTGCTGAGCAGAAGAAGGAGCTCAGCGATATCGCTCAGAGGATTGTAGTGGCTGGGAAAGGCATCCTGGCAGCTGATGAATCCACAG GCAGCATGGCCAAGCGCTTCCAGGCCATCAACACTGAGAACACTGAGGAGAACAGGAGGCTTTACCGCCAGCTCCTTTTCACTGCCGATGACCAGGTCAACCCCTGCATCGGCGGCGTCATCTTCTTTCACGAAACGCTCTACCAGAAGACGGACGATGGCAAGCCTTTCCCCCAGCTGATCAAAGAAAAGGGCATGGTGGTGGGCATCAAGGTGGACAAGGGCGTGGTTCCCCTTGCTGGCACCAACGCAGAAACCACCACTCAAG GTCTGGATGGGCTCTATGAGCGCTGTGCCCAGTATAAGAAGGACGGTGCTGACTTTGCCAAGTGGCGATGTGTGTTAAAGATCACCCCCACCACCCCATCCAAGCTGGCCATCATGGAGAACGCCAACGTGCTGGCCCGCTATGCCAGCATCTGCCAgatg CATGGCATCGTGCCCATCGTGGAGCCTGAGATTCTTCCAGATGGTGACCACGACCTGCAGCGCTGCCAGTATGTGACGGAGAAG gtgttgGCAGCTGTCTACAAGGCACTGTCTGACCACCATGTCTATCTGGAGGGCACGCTGCTCAAACCCAACATGGTGACCGCTGGACACTCCTGTCCCAAAAAGTACAGCCCTCAAGAGATCGCCATGGCAACTGTCTCTGCCTTGCGCCGCACCGTACCCCCAGCTGTGCCAG GTGTAACCTTCCTGTCGGGTGGccagagtgaggaggaggccACCATCAACTTGAACGCCATCAACCAGTGTCCCCTGCACCGGCCCTGGGCCCTCACCTTCTCTTTCGGTCGGGCTCTGCAGGCCTCAGCACTGAAGGCCTGGGGAGGCAAGAAGGAGAACAGCAAGGCCTGCCAGGATGAGTACATCAGGAGAGCtttg CGTAACAGCCAGGCAGCTGTGGGGAAGTATGTGTCCTCTGGACAGagtggtggagcagcagctcaggagtCCCTGTTTGTAGCTGGCCACGCCTACTGA